The window ATATTTCAGCAATATCTTCCAATGGAATATTATATGGCTCATAAAATGAATTATCCGCTGATACCGTGATAAATTTTTTATTCTTTTTCAAAAAAGTCTTGTAAGTAATTCCTTCATTGGTAACAAAAATATATTCCTTATTCGATTTCAGATCTTCAAGTTTTTCTACATACTCTCCTATAATGATGGATTGGTCTGCAAAAGGTGGCATTGAATCACCATCGGCCATAAATGCTCTGTATTTTCCATTTTTTAAAAAAGGTAATTGCATTTTTTGAAGACTCTCAATAAACTCAGGATCACTAAATCCTTTCAAATAGCCCATAGAAGCTTTTTGTGGCACAATTTCAATAAAATTATTACCTTCCGAATCTACTATTACCGGAAGTAATATCTTATTTCCAGGCAAATCTACCAGCTTGTCCAAAGGATATTTCCTTATATCAACCGTAACTAATAGATCAATGCTGATATTGTAGTATTTAGATATTCTAATTAATGCCTCAATAGGAGGCTCTGCATTCCCATATTCATAGGAAGCATATCTTGATCTTGTAAGGATAAGCTCATCGGCCAACTTATGCTGGGTTAAATTTTTTTGACCTCTCAAAAACACGATGTTATCTGCAAAAATTGATTTTGTCATAATTTATGACAACAAAAATACAAAAATTGTTTAAAAACGTGACTAATTTTGTCAAATGAATCGAGCAATTGCACATATGGATTTGGATACATTCTTTGTTTCCTGTGAGCGGCTGAGAGACTCCGTATTGGAGAAACAGCCTATCATCATAGGAGGTGGAGATCGTGGTGTGGTAGCCTCTTGCTCATATGAAGCTAGAAAATTTGGAGTACGTTCTGCTATGCCCATACGAATGGCTTTACGCTTATGTCCCGAAGCTCAGGTAATAAAAGGCGATATGGAATATTATTCCAATATGTCACATATAGTAACAGAAATCATTCAGGAAAAAGTACCTGTAATGGAAAAAGCCAGCATAGATGAATTTTATCTCGACCTATCCGGAATGGATAAATTTTTTGGATGCTATCAGTGGACGACGGAGATTGCTGATACTGTAATGAAAAATACTGGACTTCCTATCAGTTTTGCACTTTCAACTAATAAAACAGTTTCAAAAATTGGAACAGGAGAGGCGAAGCCTACCGGAAAATTAGAATTAAAAACACAGAATATTCAGCCTTTTTTGAATCCTCTTTCGGTCAAAAAAATTCCAATGGTTGGTGATGTCACTTTCGAATTGCTTTCAAGGCTAGGTATAAGAAAAATAGAAACACTTTCTAAAATGCCTGTTGATGTTTTACAGCAATTGATTGGTAAAAATGGTTCAGAGCTTTGGAAAAAGGCTAATGGTATTGACAATAATCCTGTTATAGAATATTCTGAAAGAAAATCCATTTCTACCGAAACAACCTTCGCAGAAGACACTATTGATTTTCAAAATATCAGAAGTATTCTTTCT of the Chryseobacterium capnotolerans genome contains:
- a CDS encoding XRE family transcriptional regulator; its protein translation is MTKSIFADNIVFLRGQKNLTQHKLADELILTRSRYASYEYGNAEPPIEALIRISKYYNISIDLLVTVDIRKYPLDKLVDLPGNKILLPVIVDSEGNNFIEIVPQKASMGYLKGFSDPEFIESLQKMQLPFLKNGKYRAFMADGDSMPPFADQSIIIGEYVEKLEDLKSNKEYIFVTNEGITYKTFLKKNKKFITVSADNSFYEPYNIPLEDIAEIWRYVRGILPQDYKPYSFPDEANLKNLVAEAKKSISNLESSILKMNQ
- the dinB gene encoding DNA polymerase IV, with translation MNRAIAHMDLDTFFVSCERLRDSVLEKQPIIIGGGDRGVVASCSYEARKFGVRSAMPIRMALRLCPEAQVIKGDMEYYSNMSHIVTEIIQEKVPVMEKASIDEFYLDLSGMDKFFGCYQWTTEIADTVMKNTGLPISFALSTNKTVSKIGTGEAKPTGKLELKTQNIQPFLNPLSVKKIPMVGDVTFELLSRLGIRKIETLSKMPVDVLQQLIGKNGSELWKKANGIDNNPVIEYSERKSISTETTFAEDTIDFQNIRSILSGMVEQLCYQLRNEKWLTSTVSVRIRYSNFDTETKQCKVPYTSADHTLLKYVLELFKKVYTRRMRIRLVGVKFTGLVHGNHQMNLFEDTEELISLYQTMDKIKDRFGIKSVGRASGLIN